Sequence from the Ereboglobus luteus genome:
TTGCCATGAAGAACACTTCCGACATTTGCCCGAAGGTCATCTTGAACGCGGGGTCGGCCAGACCGGAGAAATCGACGAAGTTGCGCGCTTGTTGGTAGTAACCCGAAAGCGGAATGCAGATAAGCAGCGAGCAAAGCATGAAGAGCGCGAACTGCGGATTTTTGAGCAGCGAGATTGCGTCGAGGCCGAGCAACTGCCCCACGCTGACCTTCTTGCCGGCGAGCGGCGGGGGCGTGCTGGGAAGCGCAAAGCTCATGAAGCCGAGGGCGACGCCGGCGATGCCGACGAGATAAAACTGCCAGGGCGATTTGTCGCCGCCCGGAAGAAGCATCGAAACAACCAGCCCCGCGATGATCCAGCCGATGGTGCCGGAGACGCGGACGATGGGGAATTGTTTTTCGACGCTTGTGAGATGCGCCAGGGCCACCGAGCTGCTAAGCGCCAGCGTGGGCATGTAGCACAACGCATGGCCCAGCATCAACAACACACACGGATGCCAGAAGCTCGTCGGCGCGGTTCCCGCCACCGACTCCTTCGTGATCATCATCGGAATCAAAAACATGAAGACCGCCCCGATGAGGTGCAGTATGCCGAGCACTTTTTGCGACGCGAAAAAACGGTCCGCGATCATGCCCAAAAAGATGGGCGAGACAATCGCCGCGATCGGGCACACGCTGAAAACCCAGACGGTCAGGCCGCCAAGTCCCAAGTCATTGAGCCAGCCCGTCACGGGCACATACCAAGCGCCCCAGACAAAAAACTGGAGAAACATCATGGCTGATAATACCGGAAGCGCGCCGGCCGAGGGTTTCGCGGAAGCGGATGAGGAGGTCATATTTGATAACGCTGCAATATTGGTTGGTTGAGGGTTGGTGTCCTTGGAATTGAGGACGCAAGAGCCAGAAAACAGATGCGAATCTATGAATACGCATCCGTTTCAGGTCAATCTTTGGAATCAAAATAAATGCGGCATAAATATGCGTGGTGCTGTGGTGTGTGATCCCTTATTCCAACCGTGAACACCAAGGCTTTTGGGTGCGCGTGTTCATGCGCATGAGTGTCCTACTCGCCAACCAAAATATCCGACCTGAATAACAATGTCGCATGTTTCATTTGAGGTAAACCATGGGGGAAATCGGACGACATACCTCTGCAGTTGGCGACAGGTTTCATCAGCTTTTGTTTTGGAGCATCCCAAGAATGGTTGAAAAAATCTTTTGAAGGTGAGCGCAAAATACGGCGCAAATGGCATGGAATAATTATTCTTTTAAGATGTTCTTGTCGGAAACATTAATCATGCCGTAATCGAATTGAACCCTATTTTTTCCCTATGCGCACCCAACCTTCAGCCTGTTGTCTCAAGTCTGTATTTGCCGCAACCGCCTTGTTTGCGGTTTTGCTTTCCTCTGCGGGATTCGCCGCCGAGCCGCCGCCCGGCTTCACGGCACTGTTTAACGGCCGCGACCTCGACGGTTGGTGGGGCGCGAAGACCGAGGACCCGCGCAAATACATGGCCATGTCCGCCGACGAATTCGCGCAAAAACGCGACGCCAGCCTGGACGACATTCGCGCGCACTGGAGCGTCGACAACGGCGAGCTCGTCAACGACGGCAAGGGACTCTTTCTCACCACCGACAAGTATTACGGCGACTTCGAGCTGCTTCTCGAATACAAGGCGCTTCCGCTCGGCGACAGCGGCGTTTACTTGCGCGGATGCCCGCAGGTGCAGATTTGGGATTACACCAATCCGAAGGAGCTGAAGAACGGCGCGGACAAGGGATCCGGCGCGCTTTGGAACAACTTCAAGGGCTCGCCGGGCCGCTTCCCGCTCGTGCTCGCCGACAAGCCGTTCGGCGAATGGAGTCACCTGCGCGTCATCATGGTCGGTTCGCGCGTGTGGGTCTGGCTCAACCACCAGCTCACCGTGGACGGCGCCATCATGGACAACTATTACGACCGCAAGCTCCCGAAGGCTGAGCGCGCCCCGATTCCGCCGCGCGGCCCCATCCAACTCCAAACACACGGCTCGGAAATCCGCTGGCGCGATGTCTTCATCCGCGAAATCCCCGGAGCCGAAGCCATCTCGATTTTGCGCAAACGAAGCGGCGTCGGTTTCTCGCCCATTTTCAATGGCAAAAACCTCGACGGCTGGGCGGGCGCGATCGACGCCGTGCGCGCGGAGAATGGCGTGATCACCTGGCAGCCGAAAAAAGGAGGCACACTTTACACGAAGGCCGAGTATTCGGATTTCGTGGCGCAGTTGGATTTTAAACTTCCTCCCGGCGGAAACAACGGCCTCGCGATTCGTTATCCCGGCAAGGGCAATCCCGCTTATGCCGGCATGTGCGAGAGCCAGATCCTCGACGACAATTACGAAAAGAATACCGGCAAGAAGCTCAAAAAACTTCAGGTGCACGGTTCCGCCTACGGCATGGTCGCGGCGCATCGCGGCTACCAGCGTCCCCTCGGCGAGTGGAATTATCAGGAAGTCACCGTTGTCGGCTCGACAATCATGGTCGAGCTGAACGGAACGCCCATTCTCAACGCCGATCTTTCGACCGTCACCGAGTTCATGGACAACAAGCAGCATCCCGGCAAGGATGTCGAAAAAGGTCACTTCGGATTCGCCGGGCACAACGATCCCGTCGCCTTCCGCGAAATCGCCATCAAGCGGCTGAAATAAACAACCACCACAATTTTTTCGTCCACCTGTTTACCCATTCACACATGAATACAAAATCCCGCTCCACCTCGCCCTTCGCCCTCGCGCCGCACACGCGCCGTTCGTTCTTGAAAATGCTCGGCGCCGCGGCCGCCACAGCGCCGTTCATCACACGAAACCTCTTTGCGAACACGCCCTCCATGCGAATCCGCCACGCCGCCGTCGGCGTGGGCCACATGGGCTGGCAGGATCTCGTGCAAATCGCTGGTTGCGACAACCTCGACATCGTCGCCCTCTGCGATGTGGACGAAAAATTCCTGGCCAAGGCCAAGGAGGCTCATCCGAACGCGCGCGTTTTCCGCGACTGGCGCAAAATGCTCGACGCAATGGGCTCGCAAATCGACACGATCAACGTGTCCACGCCCGACCACATGCACGCGGCCATCGCCGTGAGCGCCATGCAGCGCGGTATCCACGCCTACGTTGAAAAACCACTCGCGCACGAACTCCACGAAGTGCGCCGCATGGCCGAGATCGCCCGCGAGAAAAAACTCGTCACGCAAATGGGCATCCAAATTCATTCCAACGCCCACTATCGCATCGCAGTGAAAACGC
This genomic interval carries:
- a CDS encoding MFS transporter, with protein sequence MTSSSASAKPSAGALPVLSAMMFLQFFVWGAWYVPVTGWLNDLGLGGLTVWVFSVCPIAAIVSPIFLGMIADRFFASQKVLGILHLIGAVFMFLIPMMITKESVAGTAPTSFWHPCVLLMLGHALCYMPTLALSSSVALAHLTSVEKQFPIVRVSGTIGWIIAGLVVSMLLPGGDKSPWQFYLVGIAGVALGFMSFALPSTPPPLAGKKVSVGQLLGLDAISLLKNPQFALFMLCSLLICIPLSGYYQQARNFVDFSGLADPAFKMTFGQMSEVFFMAIMPLIIVRLGVKKMLLFGMLAWVARYGLFALGAPEKVAWMVIGGILLHGICYDFFFVAGQIYVDKDTPHEVRGQAQSFFVLITQGVGMLIGAQAINWLVGKNTTTEIVGGVEVVTKNWQQIWFWPAMFAAVIALIFFVFFKEKKAAGAK
- a CDS encoding 3-keto-disaccharide hydrolase, translated to MRTQPSACCLKSVFAATALFAVLLSSAGFAAEPPPGFTALFNGRDLDGWWGAKTEDPRKYMAMSADEFAQKRDASLDDIRAHWSVDNGELVNDGKGLFLTTDKYYGDFELLLEYKALPLGDSGVYLRGCPQVQIWDYTNPKELKNGADKGSGALWNNFKGSPGRFPLVLADKPFGEWSHLRVIMVGSRVWVWLNHQLTVDGAIMDNYYDRKLPKAERAPIPPRGPIQLQTHGSEIRWRDVFIREIPGAEAISILRKRSGVGFSPIFNGKNLDGWAGAIDAVRAENGVITWQPKKGGTLYTKAEYSDFVAQLDFKLPPGGNNGLAIRYPGKGNPAYAGMCESQILDDNYEKNTGKKLKKLQVHGSAYGMVAAHRGYQRPLGEWNYQEVTVVGSTIMVELNGTPILNADLSTVTEFMDNKQHPGKDVEKGHFGFAGHNDPVAFREIAIKRLK